A single window of Anopheles moucheti chromosome 2, idAnoMoucSN_F20_07, whole genome shotgun sequence DNA harbors:
- the LOC128297412 gene encoding uncharacterized protein LOC128297412, producing the protein MALRLRKDVQKASYYVWFLGAQEAKALRGTRSLLPMIPRMVEKSKEQEPLKVTLQVSHKGLKIVQGSAKHFIPHGAITCTVQTEDIVACTLLLYNPATKCPLHVHAYRCDSELTAQALHDQLQVLINRPENQKRFTELEARLGLAAQLTGGSCGVNGGQPGGPGAIPIMDGGPGRKRVPRRFESPRRFPDSSHGSDTGTASTRESECSEEQQHSPTSGPVSPLISQSKLYDSLAAELREKLSGGVPLLLPTKEPDHKKEPVHGSNDAAARRFRNGCLTGSITPSTGVNQKHGVSSRGSSGIGSDLAPSPERHEPQSSSEDEWVNDQEPTLNGNSHHHAGGRSTERYLDDQPVTRMSKYRDAPPPTTYLYPNVRDEPSRVRHQRSSSREEDRSLQGSVNSREEEVKPIITNHTPRYRNAYKPVDGYGLEERKKKITIEDKYGDERDGGRRSGRYGGADDRALEHRGEVEFEYGKPQPDARRYFEEEYERDRYRENLTDRQKYREMPAEGGKYRGKEYDRRGPPQVAYADRADYREYSPERIPPMVAGRGKYAAQDHFGDRQDFKVEREGYHRSPPAHKTDRMRYAHTEDTHDGADRRPMYRSGPEEEGYREDRRYAGHEEAPKRASYKLADKYEERWRQEMSAGYGDVEPSTGRRYHREEPKHVQPPPPPQPQADTWKPEPRKKSVEIRTSSPESTMHRISPKDRFQTAKEKFQQMERERHEQERLEQERLERERLLHSKRTVEHAPAPRRGSLEPASAVSSHDSNGWSSEEEQLPPRGHPRSNGSLNGSGGNGPMGPGGYRELSPEERYPGLDRDPGRDVGRRMMPAKSLTNLVKGYRHSYAEPRPPPVSRSSGRVGLAAVNPY; encoded by the exons ATGGCGCTCCGATTGCGCAAGGATGTGCAGAAAGCGTCCTACTACGTTTGGTTTCTCGGTGCCCAGGAAGCGAAAGCACTGAGAGGTACCCGCAGCCTGCTGCCGATGATACCGCGCATGGTGGAGAAATCAAAGGAACAGGAACCGCTGAAGGTAACGCTGCAGGTTTCACACAAAGGCTTGAAGATTGTACAG GGTTCGGCAAAACACTTTATACCCCATGGAGCGATCACCTGCACGGTGCAGACGGAAGACATTGTCGCCTGTACGCTGCTGCTGTACAATCCGGCCACCAAATGTCCGCTGCACGTTCATGCGTACCGGTGCGACTCGGAGCTAACCGCCCAGGCCCTGCACGATCAGCTGCAGGTGCTGATCAACAGACCGGAAAACCAGAAACGATTCACCGAACTGGAAGCACG GCTCGGTTTGGCGGCCCAGCTAACCGGTGGTTCGTGCGGTGTAAATGGTGGCCAACCGGGTGGACCGGGTGCAATTCCGATCATGGACGGTGGCCCAGGACGCAAGAGGGTGCCGCGCCGGTTCGAATCGCCGCGCCGCTTTCCGGACTCGTCGCATGGTAGTGATACGGGCACGGCCAGCACCCGGGAATCGGAGTGTTCCGAGGAACAGCAACATTCACCGACGTCGGGACCGGTGTCTCCATTGATCAGCCAGTCCAAGCTGTATGATTCGCTGGCGGCCGAACTGCGGGAGAAGCTCAGCGGTGGtgtgccactgctgctgcctaCAAAAGAACCGGACCACAAGAAGGAACCCGTCCACGGTTCTAATGATGCAGCAGCACGACG GTTCCGCAATGGTTGCCTGACCGGCTCGATCACACCGTCGACGGGTGTAAATCAAAAGCATGGCGTATCATCCCGTGGATCTTCCGGCATCGGATCCGATCTGGCCCCGAGCCCGGAACGACATGAGCCCCAAAGCTCGAGTG AGGACGAATGGGTGAACGACCAAGAACCGACCCTGAATGGCAATTCGCATCACCATGCTGGTGGCCGATCGACCGAGCGCTACCTGGACGATCAGCCGGTGACACGCATGAGCAAGTACCGGGACGCACCGCCGCCAACGACGTACCTGTACCCGAATGTACGTGACGAGCCGAGCCGTGTCCGGCATCAGCGTTCGTCGAGTCGCGAGGAGGATCGCAGTCTGCAGGGATCGGTTAACTCTCGCGAGGAGGAAGTGAAACCGATCATCACCAACCACACACCTCGCTACCGGAACGCGTACAAACCCGTGGACGGGTATGGGTTGGAAGAGCGCAAGAAGAAAATCACCATCGAGGACAAGTATGGGGATGAGCGCGACGGTGGGCGAAGAAGTGGCCGATACGGTGGAGCAGATGATCGTGCGTTGGAGCATCGTGGAGAGGTTGAGTTTGAGTACGGGAAGCCACAGCCGGATGCGAGACGGTACTTTGAGGAGGAATACGAGCGTGATCGTTATCGTGAGAATCTGACCGATCGACAGAAGTACCGTGAGATGCCTGCTGAAGGTGGAAAATACCGTGGCAAGGAGTACGATCGTCGAGGACCGCCTCAGGTGGCGTACGCGGATCGTGCTGATTATCGCGAATATTCACCGGAGCGTATCCCACCGATGGTGGCCGGGCGCGGCAAGTACGCTGCTCAGGATCATTTCGGCGATCGGCAGGATTTCAAGGTAGAGCGCGAAGGATATCACCGTTCGCCACCGGCCCACAAGACCGATCGGATGAGGTACGCTCACACTGAAGATACGCACGATGGCGCTGATAGACGGCCGATGTATCGGTCGGGTCCGGAAGAGGAAGGTTATCGCGAGGACAGACGCTACGCTGGTCACGAGGAAGCTCCGAAACGCGCCAGTTACAAGCTGGCGGATAAGTACGAGGAACGCTGGCGCCAGGAGATGTCTGCGGGTTACGGAGATGTGGAGCCATCGACCGGACGCCGTTATCATCGGGAGGAACCGAAGCACGtgcagccaccaccaccaccacagccACAGGCGGACACGTGGAAACCGGAACCGCGCAAGAAGTCCGTCGAGATACGAACCAGCTCACCGGAATCGACCATGCATCGTATCTCGCCGAAGGACCGGTTCCAGACGGCGAAGGAGAAATTCCAGCAGATGGAGCGCGAGCGCCACGAACAGGAACGGCTCGAGCAGGAACGTTTGGAGCGTGAACGGCTGCTGCACAGCAAGCGGACGGTGGAACATGCGCCTGCACCACGCCGTGGCTCGCTCGAGCCTGCGTCTGCGGTCAGTTCGCACGATAGCAATGGTTGGAGTTCGGAAGAGGAACAGCTGCCCCCGCGAGGCCATCCGCGTTCGAACGGCAGCTTAAACGGGTCCGGTGGGAATGGACCGATGGGCCCGGGAGGCTATCGGGAACTGTCGCCGGAGGAGCGTTACCCGGGACTGGATCGCGATCCTGGCCGCGACGTCGGACGTCGAATGATGCCGGCCAAAAGTTTGACCAATCTGGTGAAAGGTTATCGGCACAGTTACGCAGAGCCGCGGCCACCGCCCGTTTCACGAAGCAGCGGCCGTGTCGGATTGGCCGCAGTTAATCCGTACTAG